A genomic region of Erythrobacter sp. SCSIO 43205 contains the following coding sequences:
- the tuf gene encoding elongation factor Tu — translation MAKEKFERNKPHCNIGTIGHVDHGKTTLTAAITKVMGAAVDFANIDKAPEERERGITISTAHVEYETDARHYAHVDCPGHADYVKNMITGAAQMDGAILVVNAADGPMPQTREHILLARQVGVPALVVYMNKVDQVDDEEILELVELEVRELLSEYGFDGDEIPIVKGSALAALEGRDPEIGENSVKALMDAVDSYIPQPERPVDQDFLMPIEDVFSISGRGTVVTGRVETGVVNVGDEVEIVGIKDTTKTTVTGVEMFRKLLDSGQAGDNIGALIRGVGRDEVERGQVLAKPGSVTPHTEFSAEVYVLSKDEGGRHTPFFANYRPQFYFRTTDVTGEVILPEGTEMVMPGDNVTINVKLIAPIAMDEGLRFAIREGGRTVGSGVVAKITA, via the coding sequence ATGGCGAAGGAAAAGTTTGAGCGTAATAAGCCGCACTGCAACATCGGCACCATCGGTCACGTTGACCACGGTAAGACGACGCTGACAGCGGCTATCACGAAAGTTATGGGTGCTGCTGTCGATTTCGCAAACATCGACAAAGCACCTGAAGAGCGCGAGCGCGGCATCACCATCTCAACCGCACACGTTGAGTACGAAACCGACGCACGTCACTACGCACACGTCGACTGCCCAGGTCACGCTGACTATGTTAAGAACATGATCACCGGCGCGGCACAAATGGACGGCGCGATCCTCGTTGTGAACGCTGCTGACGGCCCAATGCCACAAACTCGTGAGCACATCCTTCTTGCACGTCAGGTTGGTGTTCCTGCTCTCGTTGTTTACATGAACAAGGTTGATCAGGTCGACGACGAAGAAATCCTCGAACTGGTTGAACTCGAAGTTCGCGAACTTCTCAGCGAGTACGGCTTTGACGGCGACGAGATTCCAATCGTTAAGGGTTCGGCTCTCGCAGCTCTCGAAGGCCGCGATCCAGAAATCGGCGAAAACTCCGTGAAGGCTCTGATGGACGCTGTTGACAGCTACATCCCACAGCCTGAGCGTCCAGTTGATCAAGACTTCCTCATGCCGATCGAAGACGTGTTCTCGATTTCGGGTCGTGGTACGGTTGTGACCGGCCGTGTTGAAACCGGCGTTGTGAACGTTGGCGACGAAGTTGAAATCGTCGGCATCAAGGACACCACCAAGACGACCGTCACCGGCGTTGAAATGTTCCGCAAGCTGCTCGATTCCGGTCAAGCAGGCGACAACATCGGTGCGCTTATCCGCGGTGTTGGCCGTGACGAAGTTGAGCGTGGTCAGGTTCTCGCAAAGCCAGGTTCTGTTACCCCGCACACCGAGTTCTCGGCAGAAGTCTACGTCCTTTCGAAGGACGAGGGTGGCCGTCACACGCCATTCTTTGCAAACTACCGTCCGCAGTTCTACTTCCGTACGACTGACGTAACCGGCGAAGTGATCCTCCCAGAGGGCACCGAGATGGTTATGCCTGGCGACAACGTGACCATCAACGTCAAGCTGATCGCTCCGATCGCTATGGACGAAGGTCTGCGTTTCGCTATCCGTGAAGGTGGCCGTACCGTTGGTTCAGGCGTTGTGGCTAAAATCACCGCCTAA